The Streptomyces sp. NBC_01197 genome window below encodes:
- a CDS encoding peptidylprolyl isomerase has product MVNSDQRRRQLARDKFERQQERRITARRNARRRNAVIASAVAVVVVAGGIAWGAGAFKSDDGKASPAKAADPSPSASSTGPPEPAMKIDKKAKYTFALKTNQGAVSLVMDAAKTPHTVNSFKSLADKGFFDKTKCHRLTTSGIYVLQCGDPKGDGSGGPGYTIPDENLTALGKAGSDGTVTYPAGTVAMANTGQPHTGGSQFFLVYKDSKLPPTYTPFGTMDTAGLKTVKAVAKAGVTGGSQDGAPKKAVTISKATVTKD; this is encoded by the coding sequence GTGGTCAACAGCGATCAGCGGCGGCGGCAGCTCGCCAGGGACAAGTTCGAGCGGCAGCAGGAACGCCGCATCACCGCCCGGCGCAACGCACGGCGCCGCAACGCGGTGATCGCGTCGGCGGTCGCCGTGGTGGTCGTGGCGGGCGGTATCGCGTGGGGGGCCGGGGCCTTCAAGAGCGACGACGGCAAGGCCTCCCCCGCCAAGGCCGCGGACCCGTCGCCGTCGGCGAGCAGCACGGGGCCGCCCGAGCCCGCGATGAAGATCGACAAGAAGGCGAAGTACACCTTCGCCCTCAAGACGAACCAGGGTGCGGTCTCCCTGGTCATGGATGCCGCGAAGACCCCGCACACCGTGAACTCCTTCAAGTCGCTCGCGGACAAGGGCTTCTTCGACAAGACCAAGTGCCACCGCCTCACCACCAGCGGTATCTACGTGCTCCAGTGCGGCGACCCCAAGGGTGACGGCTCGGGCGGGCCCGGCTACACCATCCCGGACGAGAACCTGACCGCGCTCGGCAAGGCGGGCAGCGACGGTACGGTGACCTACCCGGCCGGCACGGTGGCGATGGCCAACACGGGCCAGCCGCACACCGGCGGCAGCCAGTTCTTCCTCGTGTACAAGGACAGCAAACTGCCCCCGACCTACACCCCGTTCGGGACGATGGACACGGCGGGGCTGAAGACGGTGAAGGCGGTGGCCAAGGCCGGAGTGACCGGCGGGAGCCAGGACGGGGCGCCCAAGAAGGCCGTCACCATCTCGAAGGCCACCGTCACCAAGGACTGA
- a CDS encoding MBL fold metallo-hydrolase, which produces MLIAGFPAGAWGTNCYLVAPAAGEECVIIDPGHQAAQGVEDALRKHRLKPVAVVLTHGHIDHVASVVPVCGAHDVPAWIHPADRFMMSDPEKGIGRSIGMPLMGELTVGEPDDVKELADGSELTLAGLEFAVSHAPGHTKGSVTFRMPGAADIPQILFSGDLLFAGSIGRTDMPGGDHAEILESLARVCLPLDDSTVVLPGHNEQTTIGRERATNPYLRGLAAPRRGM; this is translated from the coding sequence GTGCTCATTGCCGGGTTCCCCGCCGGGGCCTGGGGGACCAACTGCTATCTGGTCGCCCCCGCCGCCGGTGAGGAGTGCGTGATCATCGACCCGGGCCACCAGGCGGCCCAGGGAGTCGAGGACGCGCTCAGGAAGCATCGGCTCAAGCCAGTGGCGGTCGTTCTCACCCATGGCCACATCGACCATGTGGCATCGGTCGTCCCGGTGTGCGGAGCGCATGACGTCCCGGCGTGGATCCACCCCGCCGACCGCTTCATGATGAGCGACCCGGAGAAGGGCATCGGCCGTTCCATCGGGATGCCGCTGATGGGCGAACTGACCGTCGGTGAACCGGACGACGTCAAGGAGCTGGCCGACGGGAGCGAACTGACCCTCGCCGGCCTGGAGTTCGCCGTCTCGCACGCGCCCGGCCATACCAAGGGGTCGGTGACGTTCAGGATGCCCGGGGCGGCGGACATTCCGCAGATTCTCTTCTCGGGCGACCTGCTCTTCGCCGGCTCCATCGGCCGCACCGACATGCCCGGTGGCGATCACGCCGAGATCCTTGAGTCGCTGGCCCGCGTGTGCCTGCCGCTCGACGACTCGACCGTGGTGCTGCCCGGTCACAACGAGCAGACGACCATCGGCCGCGAGCGCGCCACCAACCCGTATCTGCGGGGCCTGGCCGCTCCCCGACGAGGAATGTGA
- the hisS gene encoding histidine--tRNA ligase: MSTFQAPKGTYDLLPPSSAKFLAVRAALAAPLRNSGYEYIETPGFENVELFSRGVGESTDIVSKEMYVFETRGGDRLALRPEGTASVLRAALEANLHKAGNLPVKLWYSGSYYRYERPQKGRYRHFSQVGAEAIGTEDPALDAEMIILADQAYRSLGLRQFRILLNSLGDRECRPLYRDALQGFLRGLDLDEDTRRRAEINPLRVLDDKRADVQKQLTGAPMLRDYLCEACKAYHEEVRALLTAAGVAYEDDVKLVRGLDYYTRTTFEFVHDGLGSQSAVGGGGRYDGLSEMIGGPALPSVGWALGVDRTVLALEAEGVELELPATTSVFAVPLGEEARRVLFGVVTELRRAGVATDFAFGGRGLKGAMKSANRSGARFTVVAGERDLAEGVVQLKDMESGEQSAVRLDALVEEVRKRLG, from the coding sequence GTGAGTACTTTCCAGGCCCCCAAGGGCACGTACGACCTTCTGCCGCCCTCGTCCGCGAAGTTCCTCGCGGTACGGGCGGCGCTCGCCGCCCCGCTGCGGAACTCCGGCTACGAGTACATCGAGACGCCCGGCTTCGAGAACGTCGAGCTCTTCTCGCGCGGAGTCGGCGAATCCACCGACATCGTCTCCAAGGAGATGTACGTCTTCGAGACGCGCGGCGGCGACCGGCTCGCGCTGCGCCCCGAGGGCACCGCTTCCGTACTGCGTGCCGCGCTGGAGGCCAACCTCCACAAGGCCGGGAACCTGCCGGTCAAGCTCTGGTACTCCGGCTCGTACTACCGCTACGAGCGCCCGCAGAAGGGCCGCTACCGCCACTTCTCGCAGGTGGGCGCCGAGGCGATCGGCACCGAGGACCCCGCGCTCGACGCCGAGATGATCATCCTCGCCGACCAGGCCTACCGCTCGCTCGGCCTGCGCCAGTTCCGCATCCTGCTCAACTCGCTCGGGGACCGCGAGTGCCGCCCGCTCTACCGCGACGCGCTCCAGGGCTTCCTGCGCGGGCTCGACCTGGACGAGGACACCCGGCGGCGGGCCGAGATCAACCCGCTGCGGGTGCTCGACGACAAGCGGGCCGACGTACAGAAGCAGCTGACCGGTGCGCCGATGCTGCGGGACTATCTGTGCGAGGCGTGCAAGGCGTACCACGAGGAGGTCCGCGCCCTGCTGACCGCCGCGGGCGTCGCGTACGAGGACGATGTGAAGCTGGTACGCGGCCTCGACTACTACACCCGCACCACCTTCGAGTTCGTCCACGACGGACTCGGCTCGCAGTCCGCGGTGGGCGGCGGTGGCCGCTACGACGGGCTCTCCGAGATGATCGGCGGTCCCGCGCTGCCCTCGGTGGGCTGGGCGCTCGGCGTGGACCGGACGGTGCTGGCGCTGGAGGCGGAGGGCGTCGAGCTCGAACTGCCCGCCACGACCAGCGTGTTCGCGGTGCCGCTCGGCGAGGAGGCCCGGCGGGTGCTCTTCGGGGTGGTCACCGAGCTGCGCAGGGCGGGCGTCGCCACCGACTTCGCGTTCGGCGGGCGCGGTCTCAAGGGTGCGATGAAGAGCGCCAACCGCAGCGGGGCCCGCTTCACCGTGGTCGCGGGTGAGCGGGATCTCGCCGAGGGCGTCGTCCAGCTCAAG